In one window of Pseudomonas chlororaphis subsp. chlororaphis DNA:
- a CDS encoding RodZ domain-containing protein, with protein sequence MKAAHPEVLAATRVNPGETLRQARESNGWSLAEVALKLNLTANSLSNLEAGAFDKLPGHTFARGYIRAYAKLLGMDQAVLVQAFDQYTGTDSQGSNVHSLGRIEEPVRVSHTILRIVSLLLLIAVIGGGFIWWQDQTSVRTKELVGLNQEHVEVEGADGTTQIHPIDEPEDQAVVEGQTEGETALALPEAPAPGQAQADATAPAPSAPAAAPAAPVAPAPVVVAPAAPAPSAPAAPAPVAPVVAAATIPATPVAPTAPAAAPVAGAGQVQIQFTADCWTQITDGSGKVLLSGLKRKGETADVSGKPPFAVRLGYARGAQVSYNGQAVDVAPFTSGETARLKLGQ encoded by the coding sequence ATGAAAGCGGCGCATCCCGAAGTTCTAGCAGCGACTCGCGTCAACCCCGGTGAGACCCTGCGTCAGGCCCGCGAAAGCAATGGTTGGTCGCTGGCTGAAGTGGCCCTCAAGCTCAATCTGACCGCAAACTCGTTGAGCAACCTGGAAGCCGGCGCTTTCGACAAGCTGCCGGGGCATACCTTCGCCCGCGGTTATATCCGTGCCTATGCCAAGTTGCTGGGGATGGACCAGGCCGTTCTGGTCCAGGCCTTCGACCAATACACGGGCACCGATTCCCAGGGCAGCAATGTGCACAGCCTCGGCCGTATCGAAGAGCCAGTACGGGTTTCCCACACCATTTTGCGCATCGTCAGCCTGTTGCTGCTGATCGCGGTGATCGGTGGTGGCTTTATCTGGTGGCAGGATCAAACGTCCGTGCGCACCAAGGAGCTGGTTGGTCTCAATCAGGAACACGTCGAAGTCGAAGGGGCCGACGGCACCACGCAGATTCATCCGATCGATGAGCCGGAAGACCAGGCGGTCGTGGAAGGTCAGACCGAGGGCGAAACCGCCCTGGCCCTGCCTGAAGCCCCGGCTCCAGGCCAGGCCCAGGCTGATGCTACAGCCCCTGCGCCAAGCGCCCCGGCTGCCGCACCTGCAGCCCCGGTTGCTCCTGCCCCAGTGGTCGTAGCACCGGCGGCACCAGCGCCGAGCGCTCCGGCCGCGCCTGCCCCTGTAGCGCCTGTGGTTGCAGCAGCGACTATTCCGGCTACCCCGGTAGCGCCAACTGCGCCCGCCGCCGCGCCTGTAGCCGGCGCGGGTCAGGTACAGATCCAGTTCACAGCCGATTGCTGGACCCAGATCACCGACGGCAGCGGCAAAGTGCTGTTGAGTGGCCTGAAGCGCAAGGGCGAGACCGCCGATGTTTCCGGCAAGCCGCCATTTGCCGTGCGCCTGGGTTATGCCCGTGGTGCGCAGGTCAGCTACAACGGACAAGCGGTCGATGTGGCTCCGTTCACCAGTGGCGAGACTGCTCGCCTGAAGTTAGGTCAATAA
- the pilW gene encoding type IV pilus biogenesis/stability protein PilW, with the protein MTLRVALLLLFVSLSAGCVLSGDFNPMKTSKGRDEAREAYVQLGLGYLQQGMTERAKVPLKKALELDESDADANAALALVFQAEMEPELADQHYRKALAARPSDARILNNYGSFLFEEKRYKDAYQRFEQAAADTLYPERSRVFENLGMTAAMLGERDLARQHLEKALRLNRQQPRALLEMAELSFEDRHYVPARDYYDRFSLLSEQNARSLLLGVRLATVFEDRDKAASYGLQLKRLYPGTPEYQQYLSEQ; encoded by the coding sequence ATGACCTTGCGCGTCGCGCTGCTTCTGCTTTTTGTCAGCCTGTCGGCTGGCTGTGTTCTTTCGGGGGATTTCAACCCGATGAAGACAAGCAAGGGGCGGGACGAGGCGCGTGAGGCCTATGTTCAGCTGGGCTTGGGGTATCTGCAACAAGGCATGACCGAGCGGGCGAAAGTGCCGCTGAAAAAGGCCTTGGAGCTGGACGAGTCCGACGCTGACGCCAATGCCGCCCTGGCGCTGGTGTTCCAGGCTGAAATGGAACCCGAGCTGGCTGACCAGCATTACCGCAAGGCCCTGGCTGCGCGTCCCTCCGATGCCCGTATCCTGAACAACTACGGCAGCTTTCTCTTTGAAGAAAAACGTTACAAAGATGCTTATCAGCGCTTTGAACAGGCGGCTGCTGATACCCTGTACCCCGAACGGTCCCGAGTGTTCGAGAACCTTGGCATGACCGCCGCGATGCTGGGTGAGCGTGACCTGGCCCGGCAACACCTGGAAAAAGCCCTGCGCCTGAACCGCCAGCAGCCTCGCGCATTGCTGGAAATGGCTGAGTTGTCCTTCGAAGACAGGCATTATGTGCCCGCCCGCGACTATTACGATCGTTTTAGCCTGCTGAGCGAGCAAAATGCACGTAGTCTATTGCTCGGCGTTCGGCTGGCAACGGTGTTTGAAGATCGCGACAAGGCCGCCAGTTACGGCCTGCAATTAAAACGACTCTATCCCGGTACGCCGGAATATCAGCAATACCTGTCGGAGCAATGA
- the rlmN gene encoding 23S rRNA (adenine(2503)-C(2))-methyltransferase RlmN, which translates to MTTSTGKTNLLGLTQPEMEKFFDSIGEKRFRAGQVMKWIHHFGVDDFDAMTNVGKALREKLKAVAEIRGPEVVSEDISSDGTRKWVVRVASGSCVETVYIPQGKRGTLCVSSQAGCALDCSFCSTGKQGFNSNLTAAEVIGQVWIANKSFGSVPATVDRAITNVVMMGMGEPLLNFDNVISAMHLMMDDLGYGISKRRVTLSTSGVVPMIDELAKHIDVSLALSLHAPNDALRNQLVPINKKYPLKMLLESCQRYMSSLGEKRVLTIEYTLLKDVNDKVEHAVEMIALLKDIPCKINLIPFNPFPHSGYERPSNNAIRRFQDQLHHAGFNVTVRTTRGEDIDAACGQLVGQVLDRTRRSERYIAVRELSADADMPQSAANRT; encoded by the coding sequence ATGACTACATCGACTGGCAAAACTAACCTGTTGGGTCTGACTCAACCGGAAATGGAAAAATTCTTCGACTCAATCGGGGAGAAGCGTTTCCGTGCCGGTCAGGTAATGAAATGGATTCACCACTTTGGCGTCGATGATTTCGACGCCATGACGAACGTCGGCAAGGCCTTGCGCGAAAAGCTCAAGGCCGTTGCCGAAATTCGTGGTCCGGAAGTGGTCAGCGAGGACATCTCCAGCGACGGCACCCGCAAGTGGGTGGTGCGCGTGGCGTCCGGCAGCTGCGTCGAGACCGTTTACATTCCCCAGGGCAAACGCGGCACCTTGTGCGTTTCGTCCCAGGCAGGCTGTGCCCTGGACTGCAGTTTCTGCTCCACCGGCAAGCAAGGCTTCAATAGCAACCTCACCGCCGCCGAAGTCATCGGCCAGGTGTGGATTGCCAACAAATCCTTTGGCAGTGTCCCGGCGACCGTCGACCGTGCCATCACCAACGTGGTGATGATGGGCATGGGTGAGCCGCTGCTGAACTTCGACAACGTCATCTCGGCCATGCACCTGATGATGGACGACCTGGGCTACGGCATTTCCAAGCGCCGCGTGACCCTGTCGACCTCCGGCGTGGTACCGATGATCGATGAGCTGGCCAAGCACATCGACGTTTCCCTGGCGTTGTCCCTGCACGCACCAAACGATGCGCTGCGCAACCAGCTGGTACCGATCAACAAGAAGTACCCGCTGAAGATGCTGCTCGAGTCCTGCCAGCGCTACATGTCGTCGCTGGGCGAGAAACGTGTGCTGACGATTGAGTACACGCTGCTCAAGGACGTCAATGATAAGGTTGAACACGCTGTCGAGATGATCGCGTTGCTCAAGGACATTCCTTGCAAGATCAACCTGATCCCGTTCAACCCGTTCCCGCATTCCGGTTACGAGCGGCCGAGCAACAACGCCATTCGCCGGTTCCAGGATCAACTGCATCACGCAGGCTTCAACGTCACCGTGCGCACCACGCGCGGCGAAGACATCGATGCGGCCTGTGGACAACTGGTCGGGCAGGTGCTGGATCGCACCCGTCGTAGCGAACGTTATATCGCGGTGCGCGAATTGAGCGCCGACGCCGATATGCCGCAAAGCGCTGCGAATCGTACCTGA
- the ndk gene encoding nucleoside-diphosphate kinase, with product MAVQRTFSIIKPDAVAKNVIGEIVTRFEKAGLRVVASKMKQLSKAEAEGFYAEHSARGFFGELVAFMTSGPVVVQVLEGENAIALNRELMGATNPKEAAAGTIRADFAESIDANAVHGSDSEAAAAREIAYFFASTEVTTR from the coding sequence ATGGCTGTTCAACGTACTTTCTCCATCATCAAGCCTGACGCTGTTGCAAAAAACGTCATCGGCGAGATCGTTACCCGTTTCGAAAAAGCTGGCCTGCGCGTTGTAGCTTCGAAAATGAAGCAACTGTCGAAAGCCGAAGCTGAAGGCTTCTACGCTGAGCACAGCGCTCGTGGCTTCTTCGGCGAGCTGGTTGCTTTCATGACTTCCGGTCCGGTTGTCGTTCAGGTTCTGGAAGGCGAAAACGCTATCGCTCTGAACCGTGAGCTGATGGGCGCTACCAACCCTAAAGAAGCTGCTGCCGGCACCATCCGCGCTGACTTCGCTGAATCCATCGACGCCAACGCCGTTCACGGTTCGGACTCCGAAGCCGCTGCTGCACGCGAAATCGCTTACTTCTTCGCTTCCACCGAAGTGACCACTCGCTAA
- the iscX gene encoding Fe-S cluster assembly protein IscX: MSLKWVDVLEIAIQLAESKPDVDPRYVNFVDLHQWVLALPEFSDDPARGGEKVLEAIQAAWIEEAD, translated from the coding sequence ATGAGTCTGAAATGGGTTGATGTGCTGGAAATCGCGATTCAGCTGGCTGAATCCAAGCCGGATGTGGATCCGCGGTACGTAAACTTTGTCGATCTGCACCAATGGGTTCTGGCGCTGCCGGAATTCAGCGACGATCCGGCTCGCGGTGGCGAGAAGGTTCTTGAAGCCATTCAGGCCGCCTGGATCGAAGAAGCAGACTGA
- the fdx gene encoding ISC system 2Fe-2S type ferredoxin translates to MPQIIFLPHAVFCPDGLVVEAAPGTSILEVAHDNHIEIESACGGVCACTTCHCIVREGFDSLNEADELEEDLLDKAWGLEAQSRLSCQAIVGEEDLTVEIPKYSLNHAAEAPH, encoded by the coding sequence ATGCCGCAGATCATTTTTCTGCCACACGCCGTGTTTTGCCCGGATGGCCTGGTTGTAGAGGCTGCCCCGGGTACCTCGATTCTCGAAGTGGCGCATGACAACCACATCGAGATCGAGAGCGCCTGCGGCGGCGTCTGCGCCTGTACCACCTGTCACTGCATCGTTCGCGAGGGTTTCGACTCGCTGAACGAAGCCGACGAGCTGGAAGAAGACTTGCTGGACAAAGCCTGGGGCCTGGAGGCGCAATCGCGTCTATCCTGCCAGGCGATCGTCGGCGAGGAAGACCTGACCGTCGAAATTCCGAAATACTCGCTCAACCATGCAGCCGAAGCGCCGCACTGA
- the hscA gene encoding Fe-S protein assembly chaperone HscA, with translation MALLQIAEPGQSPQPHQRRLAVGIDLGTTNSLVAALRSGLSEPLADASGQVILPSAVRYHADRVEVGESARLAASADPLNTVLSVKRLMGRGLSDVKQLGEQLPYRFVDGESHMPFIDTIQGPKSPVEVSADILKVLRQRAESTLGGELVGAVITVPAYFDDAQRQATKDAAKLAGLNVLRLLNEPTAAAVAYGLDQHAEGVVAIYDLGGGTFDISILRLTGGVFEVLATGGDSALGGDDFDHAIAGWIIESAGLSADLDPGKQRNLLQIACAAKEALTNTPSVDVTYGAWSAPLTREAFDALIEPMVARSLKACRRAVRDSNVELEDVQAVVMVGGSTRVPRVREAVAEMFGRQPLTEIDPDQVVAIGAAIQADTLAGNKRDGGELLLLDVIPLSLGLETMGGLMEKVIPRNTTIPVARAQDFTTYKDGQSAMMIHVLQGERELISDCRSLARFELRGIPAMVAGAAKIRVTFQVDADGLLSVSARELGSGVEASIQVKPSYGLTDGEIARMLKDSFQYASDDKVARVLREQQVDAQRLIEAVQGALDADGERLLDAEERMVIELQMQELSELMRGTDGYAIEQQTKRLSQVTDAFAARRLDSTVKAALAGRNLNEIEE, from the coding sequence ATGGCCCTACTGCAGATCGCTGAACCCGGCCAAAGTCCTCAACCGCACCAGCGTCGCCTGGCTGTGGGGATCGACTTGGGTACTACCAATTCGCTGGTCGCTGCCTTGCGCAGTGGTCTTTCCGAGCCGCTGGCCGACGCCAGCGGGCAGGTCATCCTGCCATCTGCCGTGCGCTATCACGCCGACCGTGTCGAGGTGGGCGAGTCCGCCAGGCTGGCGGCGTCTGCCGATCCCCTGAACACTGTGTTGTCGGTCAAGCGCTTGATGGGGCGTGGTTTGTCCGACGTCAAGCAGTTGGGCGAGCAGCTGCCATACCGCTTCGTCGACGGCGAGTCGCACATGCCGTTCATCGACACCATCCAGGGCCCGAAAAGTCCGGTGGAAGTCTCCGCCGATATCCTCAAGGTCCTGCGCCAGCGCGCCGAGTCGACCCTGGGCGGTGAGCTGGTGGGGGCGGTGATCACCGTTCCGGCCTATTTCGACGATGCGCAGCGTCAAGCGACCAAGGATGCGGCCAAGCTGGCCGGTCTCAATGTGTTGCGTCTGCTCAACGAGCCGACCGCGGCGGCCGTGGCCTATGGTCTGGATCAACACGCCGAAGGCGTGGTGGCCATTTATGACTTGGGTGGCGGGACTTTCGATATTTCCATTCTGCGCCTGACCGGTGGTGTCTTCGAAGTGCTGGCCACCGGTGGCGACAGCGCCCTGGGCGGTGACGATTTCGATCATGCGATCGCCGGCTGGATCATCGAGAGCGCCGGCCTGTCCGCCGATCTCGATCCGGGCAAGCAGCGCAATCTGCTGCAAATCGCCTGTGCCGCCAAGGAAGCGCTTACCAACACCCCGTCGGTCGACGTGACCTATGGCGCCTGGTCGGCACCGCTGACCCGCGAAGCCTTCGATGCCCTGATCGAACCAATGGTGGCGCGCAGCCTCAAGGCCTGCCGTCGCGCCGTGCGTGATTCCAATGTCGAGCTGGAAGATGTCCAGGCAGTGGTCATGGTCGGTGGTTCGACCCGTGTTCCACGGGTTCGCGAGGCGGTCGCCGAAATGTTCGGTCGCCAGCCGCTGACCGAGATCGACCCGGACCAGGTGGTGGCCATTGGTGCCGCGATCCAGGCCGATACCCTGGCCGGCAACAAGCGCGATGGTGGCGAACTGCTGCTGCTTGATGTGATTCCGCTGTCCCTGGGGCTGGAAACCATGGGTGGGTTGATGGAGAAGGTGATTCCGCGCAACACCACCATCCCCGTTGCCCGGGCCCAGGACTTCACCACTTACAAAGATGGCCAGTCGGCCATGATGATTCATGTGCTGCAAGGCGAGCGCGAGCTGATCAGCGACTGCCGTTCCCTGGCGCGTTTCGAACTGCGCGGCATTCCGGCCATGGTCGCCGGGGCAGCGAAGATCCGCGTGACCTTCCAGGTCGATGCCGACGGTCTGCTGAGCGTGTCCGCTCGTGAACTGGGCTCGGGCGTCGAAGCCAGCATCCAGGTCAAGCCCTCCTACGGTCTGACCGATGGCGAAATCGCCAGGATGCTCAAGGATTCCTTCCAGTACGCCAGCGACGACAAGGTCGCCCGCGTGCTGCGTGAGCAGCAGGTCGATGCCCAGCGCCTGATCGAGGCGGTGCAGGGTGCTCTGGACGCGGACGGCGAGCGTTTGCTGGATGCCGAAGAGCGCATGGTCATCGAGCTGCAAATGCAGGAATTGAGTGAATTGATGCGTGGTACCGATGGTTACGCCATCGAGCAGCAGACCAAGCGTCTGTCGCAAGTGACCGATGCTTTTGCTGCCCGCCGCCTGGACTCGACGGTGAAAGCCGCTCTGGCGGGGCGCAATCTGAATGAAATCGAGGAATAA
- the hscB gene encoding co-chaperone HscB, translated as MGTPCHFALFELQPSFRLDLEQLAARYRELARAVHPDRFADASEREQRLALEQSASLNEAYQTLKSPPKRARYLLAMGGHELPLEVTVHDPEFLLQQMQWREELEDLQDEADLAGIAAFKRRLKVAQDELNESFAACWDDAAQREQAERLMRRMQFLDKLTYEVRQLEERLDD; from the coding sequence GTGGGTACTCCTTGTCATTTCGCTTTATTTGAGCTGCAACCGAGCTTCCGCCTGGATCTCGAGCAGCTGGCCGCGCGCTATCGTGAGTTGGCGCGTGCCGTTCATCCGGACCGCTTCGCTGACGCTTCCGAGCGTGAGCAGCGCTTGGCGCTGGAACAATCCGCCAGCCTCAACGAGGCCTACCAGACTCTCAAGAGTCCTCCCAAGCGCGCGCGATACCTGCTCGCGATGGGCGGCCATGAGCTGCCGCTGGAGGTCACGGTGCACGATCCGGAGTTCCTCCTGCAGCAGATGCAGTGGCGCGAAGAGCTCGAGGATCTGCAGGACGAGGCCGATCTGGCCGGTATTGCAGCTTTCAAGCGCCGCCTGAAAGTGGCCCAGGATGAATTGAACGAAAGCTTCGCAGCCTGTTGGGATGATGCTGCGCAACGCGAACAGGCCGAGCGCCTGATGCGGCGCATGCAGTTCCTCGACAAGCTCACCTACGAAGTGCGCCAGTTAGAAGAGCGCCTCGACGATTAA
- the iscA gene encoding iron-sulfur cluster assembly protein IscA, with amino-acid sequence MAISMTEAAAQHVRRSLNGRGKGDGIRLGVRTTGCSGLAYVLEFVDEIGEDDQVFESHGEKVIIDPKSLTYLDGTELDFVKEGLNEGFKFNNPNVRGECGCGESFNI; translated from the coding sequence ATGGCTATCAGCATGACAGAAGCGGCTGCTCAACACGTGCGGCGCTCCCTCAACGGGCGCGGCAAAGGTGATGGGATTCGTCTGGGTGTTCGCACCACGGGCTGTTCCGGCCTTGCCTATGTCCTGGAGTTCGTCGACGAGATCGGTGAAGACGATCAGGTGTTCGAGAGTCATGGCGAGAAAGTGATCATTGATCCGAAAAGCCTGACCTACCTGGATGGCACCGAACTGGACTTCGTCAAGGAAGGGTTGAACGAGGGCTTCAAGTTCAACAACCCCAACGTGCGCGGTGAATGTGGCTGCGGCGAAAGCTTCAACATCTGA
- the iscU gene encoding Fe-S cluster assembly scaffold IscU has translation MAYSEKVIDHYENPRNVGKMNAEDPDVGTGMVGAPACGDVMRLQIKVNEQGIIEDAKFKTYGCGSAIASSSLATEWMKGKTLDEAETIKNTQLAEELALPPVKIHCSVLAEDAIKAAVRDYKQKKGLI, from the coding sequence ATGGCTTACAGCGAAAAGGTCATCGACCACTACGAGAACCCGCGCAACGTCGGCAAGATGAACGCGGAAGATCCTGATGTCGGCACCGGCATGGTCGGCGCTCCGGCGTGCGGCGACGTGATGCGCCTGCAGATCAAGGTCAACGAACAGGGCATCATCGAAGACGCCAAGTTCAAGACCTACGGTTGCGGTTCGGCTATCGCCTCTAGCTCCCTGGCTACCGAGTGGATGAAAGGCAAGACTCTGGATGAAGCAGAGACCATCAAGAACACTCAGCTGGCTGAAGAGCTGGCCCTGCCGCCAGTGAAAATCCACTGCTCGGTACTCGCCGAAGACGCCATCAAGGCCGCCGTTCGCGACTACAAGCAGAAGAAAGGCCTGATCTGA